One genomic segment of Helianthus annuus cultivar XRQ/B chromosome 14, HanXRQr2.0-SUNRISE, whole genome shotgun sequence includes these proteins:
- the LOC110864791 gene encoding scarecrow-like protein 15, translating into MKLPFASSQNNLNSTHIKQEATGGGGGGGGSIGSIRYEPKSVLDVQRSPPSPVTGNINNNNNNNITSVFSSSEDRLLLDNNINIHQFEEWDSLMKELGLHDDSTKPAYQLDLPELPPIHTEAAAPATAMFFHSDFENLNPNLNAVDFMGQDDDDNNNNFVDELIRIAECFETRSIQLAQVILTQLNQRLHAPTGKALQRAAFYFKEALQALLTGPTRVTQSSSSSEIVQAIKAYKTFSNVSPIPMFSDFTANQAMLEAVDGAMIVHVIDFDIGLGGHLASFMKEIAEKGEVHKANTPAVRITAIVPEEYETESKLIRDNLWQFARGLKLRFDIEFVSFRTFEYLSFKSVKFMDGEKTAVILSSTVFHRIGSSFGFINDLRRISPHVVVCVDGEGLMGSEPSLFRQTVIDGLEFYSTLLESLEAANVGGGGGSEWIRKIETFVLLPKITAAVEASGRQVASWREAFVRAGMRAVGLSQFAEFQAECLLRRVQVRGYHVVKRQGEMVLCWHDRPLVATSAWRF; encoded by the coding sequence ATGAAATTGCCCTTTGCCTCATCGCAAAACAACCTCAATTCAACTCACATCAAGCAAGAAGCTacaggcggtggtggtggcggtggtggtagtATCGGAAGCATTCGATACGAACCCAAATCGGTACTAGACGTGCAACGGAGTCCACCAAGTCCAGTTACTGgtaatattaataacaataataataataatatcactAGTGTGTTTTCATCATCCGAGGATCGGCTGCTCTTggataataatattaatattcaTCAGTTTGAAGAATGGGATTCTCTCATGAAGGAATTAGGGCTTCATGATGACTCGACTAAGCCGGCTTACCAGCTTGATCTCCCCGAGCTGCCGCCGATACACACGGAAGCCGCGGCTCCAGCTACAGCTATGTTCTTCCACTCTGATTTCGAGAACTTGAACCCTAATCTAAACGCGGTTGATTTCATGGGCCAAGATGATgacgataataataataatttcgtAGACGAGTTGATTCGAATCGCTGAATGTTTCGAAACCCGGTCTATCCAGCTAGCGCAAGTGATTCTAACGCAGCTCAACCAGCGGCTCCATGCGCCGACTGGAAAAGCGCTTCAACGAGCCGCGTTTTATTTCAAAGAGGCGCTTCAGGCTCTACTCACCGGGCCAACTCGGGTGACTCAGTCGTCATCATCGTCTGAGATTGTTCAAGCGATTAAAGCGTACAAGACGTTCTCAAACGTCTCGCCGATCCCGATGTTCTCCGACTTCACCGCGAACCAGGCGATGCTTGAGGCAGTGGACGGTGCGATGATCGTCCACGTCATCGATTTCGACATCGGTTTAGGCGGTCATCTAGCGTCGTTCATGAAGGAGATAGCTGAAAAAGGTGAGGTACATAAAGCTAACACTCCAGCTGTTAGAATCACCGCAATTGTTCCAGAAGAATACGAAACGGAATCGAAATTGATCAGAGATAATCTCTGGCAATTCGCTCGCGGTTTGAAACTACGATTCGATATAGAGTTCGTCTCGTTTCGAACCTTCGAGTACTTATCGTTTAAATCGGTTAAGTTTATGGATGGCGAAAAGACGGCGGTTATCCTCTCATCAACTGTATTCCACCGAATTGGATCCAGTTTCGGCTTCATCAACGATCTACGGCGAATTTCGCCGCATGTTGTCGTTTGCGTGGACGGTGAAGGACTGATGGGAAGTGAACCGTCGCTTTTCCGGCAAACGGTTATTGACGGTTTAGAGTTTTATTCAACGTTGCTAGAGTCGTTGGAGGCGGCGAATGTTGGTGGCGGTGGCGGGAGCGAGTGGATTAGGAAGATCGAGACGTTTGTGTTGTTGCCGAAGATAACGGCGGCGGTGGAGGCGTCGGGGCGGCAGGTGGCGTCGTGGCGAGAGGCGTTTGTTAGGGCGGGGATGAGGGCGGTTGGGTTGAGTCAATTCGCCGAGTTTCAAGCGGAGTGTTTGTTGAGGCGGGTACAAGTTAGGGGGTACCACGTGGTGAAGCGGCAAGGGGAGATGGTGCTTTGTTGGCACGATAGGCCGCTTGTTGCGACATCGGCGTGGAGGTTTTAG